The Vicia villosa cultivar HV-30 ecotype Madison, WI linkage group LG1, Vvil1.0, whole genome shotgun sequence genome includes a region encoding these proteins:
- the LOC131647005 gene encoding uncharacterized protein LOC131647005, producing MGETWIKPKANFMKCNIDVSFCTIDNLVGFGIIIRDHNGHFVKAQTIQIAPILHGQEGKAKALLHSINWIIELGLVNVIFEMDDVIVVDAFNNPNVDDMSEFGSTIYDCRKLVDEYLPNSTVVFIMKKANKAASVLACVALDMVCPQVYDHVPLCIASIVFKEM from the coding sequence ATGGGAGAAACATGGATCAAACCCAAAGCCAACTTCATGAAATGCAACATTGATGTTTCTTTCTGTACCATTGACAACTTGGTAGGGTTTGGAATTATAATTCGTGATCATAATGGCCATTTTGTCAAAGCTCAAACTATCCAAATTGCACCAATTTTACATGGTCAAGAAGGAAAAGCTAAGGCCCTCTTGCATTCTATAAATTGGATTATTGAGTTAGGTTTGGTTAATGTTATTTTTGAGATGGATGATGTGATAGTAGTTGATGCTTTTAATAACCCTAATGTTGATGATATGTCTGAATTTGGCTCAACTATTTACGATTGTCGTAAATTAGTTGATGAATATTTGCCAAACTCAACGGTTGTGTTTATTATGAAGAAAGCAAATAAAGCAGCTAGTGTGTTGGCATGTGTGGCTTTGGATATGGTTTGTCCTCAAGTTTATGATCATGTTCCATTATGTATTGCCTCTATTGTTTTCAAGGAAATGTAA